One segment of Phragmites australis chromosome 13, lpPhrAust1.1, whole genome shotgun sequence DNA contains the following:
- the LOC133888830 gene encoding putative 12-oxophytodienoate reductase 12 isoform X2, which produces MASFNCAGTPNRIQIIWQSPRLPQSHAILYYSQWATEGGLMIAEVAGVPSDAQGMSLVFFCQIWHVGRASDMEEEPISSTDKPVEKNEDDYMKFQEMDHLTC; this is translated from the exons ATGGCTTCATTT AATTGTGCTGGCACCCCTAACAGGATCCAGATCATTTGGCAATCTCCCAGACTCCCACAATCTCATGCCATACTGTACTACTCACAGTGGGCTACAGAGGGGGGGCTTATGATTGCTGAAGTCGCAGGGGTGCCATCTGATGCTCAAGGAATGAGTTTAGTATTCTTCTGCCAGATTTGGCATGTCGGAAGAGCATCTGACATGG AGGAAGAACCCATCTCAAGCACAGATAAGCCAGTGGAAAAGAATGAAGATGACTACATGAAGTTCCAGGAAATGGATCATCTGACTTGCTGA